A part of Helicobacter fennelliae genomic DNA contains:
- a CDS encoding SPOR domain-containing protein yields the protein MEDRKELNEILLGERKKSSSGKKAVFVVLVAVIVIVVIAFVMWKVLSPKEELPTTPNVGIDSTTMKPLDSSNGDNIFGNGFVDFDSLNTDTNPANTSNHTQSEPNDTKPFDMNFGSENDTKESNLESALPSNIESSTHQASKKETDIDAAMKNIPALIEEAPKPKQTTSPAKPTTNPKPQKDSQSIQAPKQTQTPQTQKPKEPIATPTKPSHTSTTQTSNTNNTNASANNGLAPTKGFYWQIGSFEKDPNNEFLTLIKKYPYRIQHTKKDNTPTTRYLLGPYKTKNEAPNKQEIADLFKENPTPVEIP from the coding sequence ATGGAAGATCGAAAAGAATTAAATGAGATTTTGTTAGGTGAGAGAAAAAAATCCTCAAGTGGCAAAAAAGCCGTATTTGTAGTGCTTGTAGCCGTCATTGTTATCGTTGTCATCGCATTTGTGATGTGGAAGGTATTAAGCCCAAAAGAAGAGTTACCTACAACCCCTAATGTTGGCATTGATTCTACAACAATGAAGCCTTTAGATTCATCAAATGGAGACAATATCTTTGGCAATGGCTTTGTGGATTTTGATTCGCTTAATACTGATACAAATCCTGCCAATACAAGCAATCATACACAATCAGAGCCAAATGACACAAAGCCATTTGATATGAATTTTGGTTCTGAAAATGACACAAAAGAATCAAACCTAGAATCCGCTCTGCCATCAAATATAGAATCTAGCACGCATCAAGCAAGCAAGAAAGAAACAGACATTGATGCAGCGATGAAAAATATCCCCGCTTTGATAGAAGAAGCCCCAAAACCAAAGCAAACTACTAGTCCTGCCAAGCCAACTACAAATCCTAAGCCACAAAAAGACTCACAAAGCATTCAAGCCCCTAAACAAACCCAAACCCCGCAGACACAAAAGCCAAAAGAGCCTATCGCAACGCCCACAAAGCCCTCACACACAAGCACTACTCAGACATCAAATACAAATAACACAAACGCGAGTGCAAATAATGGCTTAGCACCGACAAAAGGATTTTATTGGCAGATTGGTTCATTTGAAAAAGATCCAAATAATGAATTTTTGACACTCATCAAAAAATACCCTTACAGAATCCAGCACACCAAAAAAGACAATACGCCAACGACACGATACTTACTTGGACCATACAAAACCAAAAACGAAGCTCCAAATAAACAAGAAATAGCAGATTTGTTTAAAGAAAATCCAACGCCTGTTGAGATTCCATAA
- a CDS encoding DUF1882 domain-containing protein has translation MTEMDMKLIKMYTSFYYKKVDGLGQKIQYMGRLLFDRYERVDSMLTSQIIRDHLARKIVVAHSLILPNNKIENIVFDYNGRNPDRFYQKAQLMLRNEGFINFTAYNSKTSGHLHLYIHKGHTDLGEGQRLAQLLSLKLGQKIPLEWRMFPNNNLPKDFNILALPYEVFAKERGASWARHM, from the coding sequence ATGACTGAAATGGATATGAAACTCATCAAAATGTATACATCTTTTTATTATAAAAAGGTTGATGGGCTTGGTCAGAAAATTCAGTATATGGGAAGGCTACTTTTTGATAGATACGAGAGAGTCGATAGTATGCTTACAAGCCAAATCATCAGAGATCATTTAGCAAGAAAAATAGTTGTCGCGCACAGCTTGATTTTGCCAAATAACAAAATAGAAAATATTGTGTTTGATTATAATGGCAGAAATCCTGATAGATTCTACCAAAAAGCACAACTCATGCTACGCAATGAAGGGTTTATTAACTTTACTGCATATAATTCTAAAACTTCTGGTCATCTTCATCTGTATATCCACAAAGGACATACAGATTTGGGCGAGGGGCAGAGATTGGCACAATTACTTTCTTTGAAATTAGGACAAAAGATTCCGCTTGAATGGAGAATGTTTCCAAACAACAATCTACCTAAGGATTTTAATATTTTAGCGTTGCCTTATGAAGTGTTTGCAAAAGAACGTGGAGCTTCGTGGGCAAGACATATGTAA